A region from the Palaemon carinicauda isolate YSFRI2023 chromosome 9, ASM3689809v2, whole genome shotgun sequence genome encodes:
- the LOC137646645 gene encoding galactosylgalactosylxylosylprotein 3-beta-glucuronosyltransferase P-like has product MPQTSEKSRPAAPSKPVVAPYIQEKRYCKPGEWIEGLPPLYIVTPTYPRAEQLPELTRFAQTLMNVPNVVWIVSEDAPQSTQAIVDYLKECGLKTVYLRVQMPAKYQKVKNKPRGVANRLAGLDWIRANAKDGVLYFADDDNTYDIRLFEQMRWTRGVSMFPVGLVTKLGVSTPIVKDGKVVGFYDGWIAKRKFPIDMAGFAVNVQYFLQRPNATMPFKVGYEEDGFVISLGIKPAEIEPLAYNCTKIWVWHTQTKKNNPATPVVQNNATKGTNLDIIKNLIWKGNGNEAETTHKNKGVS; this is encoded by the exons ACTTCTGAAAAATCTAGACCAGCG GCTCCTTCAAAACCAGTCGTAGCGCCCTATATTCAAGAAAAAAGATATTGCAAGCCAGGAGAATGGATAGAGGGCCTCCCTCCGCTCTACATTGTAACTCCAACTTACCCGCGTGCGGAGCAGTTACCTGAACTCACTCGGTTTGCTCAAACATTAATGAACGTTCCAAATGTGGTGTGGATCGTGTCAGAAGATGCACCTCAGTCCACTCAAGCTATTGTTGATTACCTGAAGGAATGTGGCCTTAAAACTGTATATCTTAGGG TTCAAATGCCTGCAAAGTACCAGAAAGTCAAGAACAAACCAAGAGGAGTCGCAAATAGACTGGCAGGGTTAGATTGGATTCGCGCAAATGCCAAAGATGGCGTTTTGTATTTTGCTGATGATGACAACACTTACGACATCAGACTCTTTGAACAA ATGCGATGGACTAGGGGAGTATCCATGTTTCCAGTCGGACTTGTTACGAAGTTAGGGGTATCAACGCCAATAGTAAAAGATGGGAAAGTTGTGGGTTTTTACGATGGTTGGATTGCCAAGCGTAAATTTCCCATAGACATGGCTGGATTTGCAGTCAATGTTCAGTATTTCCTACAGAGACCAAATGCTACCATGCCATTTAAAGTTGGCTATGAAGAAGACGGATTTGTGATAAGCTTGGGGATCAAACCTGCCGAAATAGAGCCATTAGCTTATAATTGCACAAAG ATTTGGGTGTGGCATACACAAACAAAAAAGAACAATCCAGCAACTCCTGTTGTTCAAAATAATGCCACTAAAGGGACCAACCTTGATATCATAAAAAACCTCATTTGGAAAGGAAACGGTAATGAAGCTGAAACCACACACAAAAATAAAGGAGTATCTTGA